Proteins encoded within one genomic window of Bos indicus isolate NIAB-ARS_2022 breed Sahiwal x Tharparkar chromosome 23, NIAB-ARS_B.indTharparkar_mat_pri_1.0, whole genome shotgun sequence:
- the LOC139178895 gene encoding olfactory receptor 12D1-like, whose amino-acid sequence MLNITSVTEFLLLGVTDIQELQPVLFVIFLATYIVSLAGNGAILMVVISDSRLHSPMYFFLGNLSCLDICYFTVTLPKMMGNFLSTHKTISFLGCISQLHFFHFLGSTESMLLAMMGFDRFVAICKPLHYTLTMNHQVCIQMAVTDWITGFFHALLHSVMTSRLNFCGSNHIHHFFCDVKPWLELACGTVELNEWLLNTVTGTIAMGSFFLTFLSYFYIIVYLFFKTHSCSMLHKALSTCTSHFSVVVLFFVPVDFVYIHPASSSSMDQDQIIAIMYSVVTPVLNPLIYTLRNKEVKGTLRRVM is encoded by the coding sequence ATGCTGAATATAACCTCAGTCACTGAATTTCTCCTCCTGGGAGTGACAGACATCCAAGAACTGCAGCCTGTTCTCTTTGTGATTTTCCTTGCAACTTACATTGTCAGCTTGGCTGGAAATGGAGCTATCCTGATGGTTGTCATCTCTGATTCAAGACTCCATTctcctatgtattttttcctgggaaacctGTCATGTCTGGATATCTGCTACTTCACAGTGACTCTGCCAAAGATGATGGGGAACTTCCTCTCTACCCACAAAACAATTTCTTTCTTAGGATGCATAAGCCAGCTTCATTTCTTCCACTTCCTGGGCAGCACAGAGTCCATGTTGCTGGCCATGATGGGCTTTGACCGCTTTGTGGCTATCTGTAAACCACTTCATTATACTCTTACCATGAATCATCAAGTCTGTATCCAGATGGCTGTCACTGACTGGATCACTGGTTTTTTCCATGCCCTGCTGCACTCAGTAATGACCTCTCGCTTAAACTTCTGTGGTTCCAACCATATCCATCACTTCTTCTGTGATGTTAAGCCATGGCTGGAATTGGCCTGTGGGACCGTTGAGCTCAATGAGTGGCTGCTCAATACTGTCACAGGCACCATTGCCATGGGCTCATTCTTTCTAACATTCCTGTCCTATTTCTATATTATTGTCTATCTTTTCTTCAAGACCCATTCTTGCAGCATGCTTCATAAAGCACTGTCTACGTGTACCTCCCATTTCTCGGTAGTTGTTCTCTTCTTTGTCCCTGTTGATTTTGTTTACATTCATCCAGCCTCAAGTAGCTCCATGGATCAGGATCAGATCATTGCCATTATGTACAGTGTGGTCACTCCTGTGCTAAATCCACTGATCTATACTTTGAGGAACAAGGAAGTAAAAGGGACCTTGAGGAGGGTGATGTGA